One Pseudomonas tolaasii NCPPB 2192 genomic window carries:
- a CDS encoding cyclic peptide export ABC transporter, producing MNKEHEKPPKPGSVLRLLWQNHPWLAFFSLVTGIISGVAAIAVVNVINQAIYEQGSRVHLLYWFIGLSVVALAFRNGATLFPAYANMKLMTRLRIALCQKILSSPLEEVDRRGPPNVLTLLTTDIPQLNATLLVMPVMLVESTVFMFGLAYLAYLSWTVFALTLALLVLGAVLYVFLFLGGVKFTGRVRDEFTAFNEHTHGLVFGLKELKLNGIRRRWFGRSAIKESSTRVARFNFIEHLWYLGAENMGLVTQSLLIGSLVFALPLLTVTDSQVLTASVLTVMYILGPLGLLISTMPVVAQGRIAITRLADFGFLINEHHAEQGEPDTRNVLRLEHKKHWQEIALKGVVMNYRGADAESGFALGPVDLTINSGELIYIIGGNGCGKSTLVKALCGLYVPQSGQILLDGVAVNDDNRSDYRDLFSAVFSDFHLFNRLIGPEGEEVNPDLAQKYLGALGLADKIKIEGLGYSTTKELSYGQQKRLALVCAYMEDRPVYVLDEWAADQDPPFKRFFYEELLPELKRRGKTILIITHDDQYFQLADRVIKLLDGHIVSDVSLVAQDRRA from the coding sequence ATGAACAAAGAGCATGAGAAGCCGCCCAAGCCGGGCTCGGTCTTGCGCCTGCTTTGGCAAAATCATCCCTGGCTGGCGTTCTTTTCCCTGGTCACCGGCATCATCAGTGGGGTGGCGGCGATCGCGGTGGTCAACGTGATCAACCAGGCTATTTACGAGCAGGGGTCGCGCGTGCACCTGCTGTATTGGTTTATTGGTTTGAGCGTGGTGGCGCTGGCGTTTCGTAACGGCGCGACGTTGTTTCCCGCTTACGCCAACATGAAGCTGATGACCCGTCTGCGCATTGCACTGTGCCAGAAAATCCTCTCGTCACCCCTTGAAGAAGTGGATCGACGCGGCCCACCCAATGTGCTGACACTGCTGACCACGGACATTCCGCAACTCAACGCCACCTTGCTGGTGATGCCGGTGATGTTGGTGGAGTCCACAGTATTCATGTTCGGCCTGGCCTACCTGGCCTACCTGTCATGGACGGTGTTTGCGTTGACGCTGGCACTGTTGGTGCTCGGCGCCGTGTTGTATGTGTTTTTGTTCCTTGGCGGGGTGAAGTTCACGGGCCGCGTGCGTGATGAATTCACGGCCTTCAACGAGCATACCCACGGCCTGGTCTTCGGCCTCAAGGAACTCAAGCTCAACGGCATCCGCCGGCGCTGGTTTGGCCGTTCGGCGATCAAGGAATCGTCGACGCGGGTGGCGCGTTTCAACTTTATCGAGCACCTGTGGTACCTCGGCGCGGAAAACATGGGGCTGGTCACTCAGTCCCTGCTGATTGGCAGCCTGGTGTTTGCCTTGCCGCTGCTGACCGTCACCGACAGCCAGGTGCTGACCGCCAGCGTCTTGACCGTGATGTACATCCTCGGGCCGCTGGGCCTGTTGATCAGCACCATGCCAGTGGTTGCACAGGGCCGGATTGCGATCACCCGTCTGGCCGATTTCGGTTTTCTGATCAACGAGCACCATGCCGAGCAAGGCGAGCCGGACACCCGCAATGTGCTGCGCCTTGAGCACAAAAAGCACTGGCAGGAAATTGCCCTCAAAGGCGTGGTGATGAACTACCGCGGTGCCGACGCCGAGAGCGGCTTTGCCCTTGGGCCGGTTGACCTGACCATCAACAGCGGCGAGTTGATCTACATCATCGGTGGCAATGGCTGCGGCAAAAGTACCCTGGTCAAGGCGTTGTGCGGGTTGTACGTGCCTCAGTCCGGGCAGATTCTGCTCGATGGCGTTGCCGTCAATGATGACAACCGCAGTGATTACCGCGACCTGTTCTCCGCCGTGTTCAGCGACTTCCATCTGTTCAACCGGCTGATTGGCCCGGAAGGCGAAGAGGTCAACCCGGACCTGGCGCAAAAGTATCTCGGCGCGCTGGGGTTGGCGGACAAGATCAAGATCGAAGGGCTGGGTTATTCCACCACCAAGGAACTGTCCTACGGCCAGCAAAAACGCCTGGCCCTGGTGTGTGCCTACATGGAAGACCGCCCGGTGTATGTGCTTGACGAGTGGGCGGCAGACCAGGATCCACCCTTCAAGCGCTT